A stretch of the Streptomyces sp. WMMB303 genome encodes the following:
- a CDS encoding MinD/ParA family protein: MVDDASRSAAAAAGAAVVEAMGSEAWYSVRSFAARLLSRGDPRAEEAHAVRLDRDLALLMEARDERTRIRLEAAWQTRFEMLLETAPESETSELVEQLDHVVLRHPYAVTAVSGPVQRSAPSPVRAPLPPSRVEWTPLRAGADSAPTLVGSIPAEVGPFCHRAEADLLDAGFDEPSAARALVGPAGVGKTRLAARVARHMLLDGAVDLVVWVTATSEDAVVWGYAEAAAVVTEHSTEQPERAAQAFRSWLSWTDRRWLVVLDGLPDFAGLQDLWPPKRPNGRVLVTTRHPAPPPNGTGRVEIGRFGSEAADGLLRLELGAQGRLGDPAEATALASDLGRHPLALSTAAACLVYSGQSLADYRGRLADLTRRLPGAAGPDPVTACWWLSLETADRHSAGLARPLLELAAVLDPHRVPVAVLTSEPALHYLARRRGAADGETPGALGRSRPVESAEALHTLDVLHRVRLVESRGDAEHPTVGLSSLVQDAVRAAVPSGVRHRLVLSAADALREVWGPASAEPRSALCRALRSGTDILATHARGALWKQQCHPVLFQAGRNLITAGLIRAARMRWEWLHAALHQHFGPDHPDTLAARGHRAWVRGAAQDAPGAVAAYRELLDDLVRVLGPDHSDVFTVRDNLARWQGVAGDPARAAVAYTDLLADRLRALGPDHRDTLLTRHNLALWRGEAGDAAEAAAAYAELLDDMVRVFGPDDDAVLRIRDQLTEWRNRAADAATATRVPVGPAGEAPYSRHPHAGAGPPRSECWAPPVPGGQGGTPHGARTAPSDDEAKLSAGHLLLKPSWTSQWRRRLARRGGSTAGEPRSGRDVLRSPLSGSHRIAVISLKGGTGKTTTAAMLGATLAGLREDPVVAVDASPEGGTLGHRVSREAGSKLLDLLAALPQLHGPEDVRGFAGPGPDGLEVFANDVSPALSVPFGAKQYQQVVDALSRTYPIVVTDSGASLMQEAMRGVLTLADQLVIVATASVDGAEVASVTMDWLSAHGHAELARSSLVVLSSVHARSRLVKAHLIAEHFARRCRGVVTVPFDEHLATGAELDPARLRADTRRAYVDLAVLVAEGFPSAHPGAPIAPEAPTETASTSAAALDARFSEFPGVPDDAPGDAVEPGSSVLGTASRPPPPSGPRSARLSSPAPLPPPAPRPRLRARVTVAEDVVCVGEACTLEFRLTAADPPDMAEPHPPQQNLLVVATTRSRATVEPPAVDCTANDEPARFAVTAGEAGTHRVRFSVYDAENGRVLQVLETTLPVATAPDRESLGSP, from the coding sequence ATGGTGGACGACGCCTCCCGCTCCGCAGCCGCGGCAGCCGGCGCCGCCGTGGTCGAGGCCATGGGGAGCGAGGCGTGGTACTCCGTCCGCTCCTTCGCGGCGCGCCTGCTGAGCCGGGGTGACCCACGGGCAGAAGAGGCGCATGCGGTCCGGCTGGACCGCGACCTGGCGCTGCTCATGGAAGCACGTGACGAGCGGACCCGCATCCGGCTGGAGGCCGCCTGGCAGACGCGGTTCGAGATGCTGCTGGAGACCGCACCGGAAAGCGAGACCTCCGAACTCGTGGAGCAGCTGGACCATGTGGTGCTGCGCCACCCATACGCCGTCACGGCAGTATCCGGCCCGGTGCAGCGCTCCGCTCCGTCCCCCGTGCGGGCCCCGCTCCCGCCCTCGCGTGTCGAGTGGACTCCGTTACGCGCAGGCGCGGACAGTGCTCCCACTCTCGTCGGGAGCATTCCGGCCGAGGTGGGCCCGTTCTGCCACCGTGCCGAGGCCGATCTGCTGGATGCCGGCTTTGACGAGCCGTCCGCCGCCCGGGCCCTCGTCGGGCCCGCCGGGGTGGGCAAGACCCGGCTGGCCGCCCGCGTCGCCCGGCACATGCTGCTGGACGGGGCGGTCGACCTGGTGGTGTGGGTGACAGCGACCAGCGAAGACGCGGTCGTGTGGGGCTACGCCGAAGCCGCCGCAGTCGTCACCGAGCACAGCACCGAGCAGCCGGAGCGTGCCGCGCAGGCTTTCCGCTCCTGGCTGAGCTGGACGGACCGGCGTTGGCTGGTGGTACTCGACGGGCTTCCCGACTTCGCCGGACTGCAGGACCTGTGGCCACCGAAACGGCCCAACGGTCGCGTGCTGGTCACCACCCGCCACCCTGCGCCGCCGCCGAACGGCACCGGACGCGTCGAGATCGGACGGTTCGGCTCCGAGGCGGCGGACGGCCTTCTGAGGCTCGAGCTCGGTGCACAGGGGCGCCTCGGCGATCCCGCCGAGGCCACCGCATTGGCTTCCGACCTCGGGCGGCACCCGCTGGCGCTGTCCACAGCGGCCGCCTGCCTGGTGTATTCCGGACAGAGCCTTGCCGACTATCGCGGCCGCCTGGCCGATCTCACCCGGCGCCTGCCGGGCGCTGCCGGGCCCGACCCCGTCACGGCCTGCTGGTGGCTGTCCCTCGAGACGGCCGACCGGCATTCCGCGGGACTCGCCCGTCCTCTGCTGGAGTTGGCCGCGGTACTCGATCCGCACCGTGTGCCGGTCGCCGTGCTCACCAGTGAGCCCGCGCTGCACTACCTCGCACGACGGCGCGGCGCGGCGGACGGGGAGACACCCGGTGCCCTTGGGCGATCCCGCCCGGTCGAGAGCGCGGAGGCCCTGCACACCCTCGACGTACTGCACAGGGTGCGCCTGGTGGAGAGCCGCGGTGACGCGGAGCACCCGACTGTCGGCCTGAGCAGCCTGGTTCAGGACGCCGTCCGGGCGGCGGTGCCGTCCGGGGTGAGGCACCGACTGGTCCTGAGCGCCGCAGACGCGTTGCGGGAAGTGTGGGGTCCGGCGTCAGCCGAGCCGCGGTCCGCGCTGTGCCGGGCGCTGCGTTCGGGAACCGACATCCTGGCCACGCACGCGCGGGGAGCGCTGTGGAAGCAGCAGTGCCATCCCGTGCTGTTCCAGGCCGGCCGGAACCTCATCACGGCCGGGCTGATCCGTGCGGCCCGGATGCGCTGGGAGTGGCTGCACGCCGCCTTGCACCAGCACTTCGGCCCGGACCATCCCGACACGCTCGCTGCCCGCGGTCATCGTGCCTGGGTACGGGGTGCCGCGCAGGACGCGCCCGGTGCCGTGGCCGCCTATCGAGAGCTGCTCGACGACTTGGTGCGGGTGCTGGGCCCCGACCACAGCGATGTGTTCACCGTCCGGGACAACCTGGCGCGCTGGCAAGGCGTCGCCGGTGATCCCGCGCGGGCCGCCGTGGCCTACACGGACCTGCTGGCGGACCGGTTGCGGGCACTGGGCCCCGACCACAGGGACACCCTTCTGACGCGCCACAACTTGGCGCTCTGGCGCGGAGAGGCAGGCGACGCCGCGGAGGCGGCGGCCGCCTACGCCGAACTCCTCGACGACATGGTGCGGGTCTTCGGTCCCGATGACGATGCCGTACTGCGCATCCGCGACCAGCTGACCGAGTGGCGGAACCGGGCCGCCGACGCGGCCACTGCCACCCGCGTCCCGGTGGGGCCCGCAGGGGAGGCCCCGTACTCCCGACATCCCCACGCGGGGGCCGGGCCACCTCGCTCCGAGTGCTGGGCGCCGCCCGTGCCCGGCGGTCAGGGTGGGACGCCGCACGGTGCGCGGACGGCGCCGTCGGACGACGAGGCCAAGCTCTCGGCCGGGCACTTGCTGCTGAAGCCGTCGTGGACGAGCCAGTGGCGCCGCCGGCTGGCCAGGCGCGGGGGGTCCACAGCCGGTGAGCCGCGATCCGGAAGGGACGTACTGCGCTCACCGTTGTCCGGGTCCCACCGCATCGCGGTGATCAGTCTGAAGGGCGGCACGGGCAAGACGACGACGGCGGCGATGCTCGGCGCCACGCTTGCCGGTCTGCGCGAGGATCCGGTCGTTGCGGTCGACGCGTCCCCGGAGGGTGGCACCCTCGGACACCGTGTGAGCCGGGAGGCGGGCTCGAAGCTTCTGGACCTGCTCGCCGCTCTCCCGCAGCTCCATGGTCCCGAGGACGTCCGCGGTTTCGCCGGTCCCGGCCCGGACGGGTTGGAGGTCTTCGCCAACGACGTCTCCCCGGCGCTGTCCGTGCCGTTCGGCGCGAAGCAGTATCAGCAAGTCGTCGACGCTCTGAGCCGCACTTACCCGATCGTCGTCACCGACTCCGGCGCCAGCCTGATGCAGGAGGCCATGAGGGGTGTGCTGACGCTCGCCGACCAGCTGGTGATCGTCGCCACCGCGAGCGTCGACGGTGCCGAGGTCGCCTCCGTGACCATGGACTGGCTCTCCGCCCACGGCCACGCCGAGCTGGCCCGGAGTTCGCTGGTCGTGCTCTCGAGCGTGCACGCCCGCTCCCGCCTGGTGAAGGCTCACCTCATCGCCGAGCACTTCGCCCGGCGCTGCCGCGGCGTCGTCACCGTCCCCTTCGACGAGCATCTTGCCACCGGCGCGGAACTGGACCCGGCTCGGCTCCGGGCGGATACCCGGCGGGCGTACGTCGACCTCGCGGTGCTGGTCGCAGAGGGCTTCCCCAGCGCCCATCCGGGCGCCCCGATCGCTCCGGAAGCACCGACGGAGACCGCGAGCACCTCCGCGGCTGCTCTCGACGCACGGTTCTCCGAGTTCCCGGGGGTGCCCGACGACGCTCCGGGTGATGCAGTCGAGCCGGGCTCGTCCGTCCTCGGCACCGCCAGCCGGCCTCCGCCCCCGAGCGGCCCCCGGTCCGCACGGCTGAGCAGTCCGGCCCCGCTGCCCCCTCCCGCGCCCCGCCCCCGGCTCCGCGCTCGGGTGACGGTGGCGGAGGACGTCGTATGCGTCGGCGAAGCCTGCACGCTCGAGTTCCGGCTGACCGCCGCCGACCCGCCGGACATGGCCGAGCCGCACCCACCGCAGCAGAACCTTCTGGTCGTCGCCACGACTCGCTCTCGCGCGACCGTGGAGCCCCCCGCCGTCGACTGCACGGCGAACGACGAGCCCGCCCGGTTCGCCGTCACGGCGGGGGAGGCGGGCACGCACCGCGTGCGCTTCTCCGTGTACGACGCGGAGAACGGCAGGGTGCTGCAGGTTCTGGAGACCACGCTGCCGGTGGCCACTGCCCCGGACCGGGAATCGCTCGGGAGTCCGTGA
- a CDS encoding DUF6542 domain-containing protein: protein MEQRSARTTQHDPYGAPPPGSRAEGGGAATRQSPRLPHPAAPAPAAASAGRRKKAQAPSAPPRGTPRRGAGKQAGGRQRAARGGSARRGASPSAPRLTGLGVGVFATLLMVLIGGLVALMPGGAPAFYGIGFVLVSMAAAVWVRPTELFTAPVAVPLAYTAGLFFAGGAGDGVMGVLQNVFTGLAVHAGWLYAGTLAAVLIALVRRTALALEQRRTRRRATAG, encoded by the coding sequence GTGGAGCAACGCAGCGCGCGCACGACCCAGCACGATCCGTACGGGGCCCCGCCCCCGGGCAGCCGTGCCGAAGGCGGCGGTGCCGCCACCCGGCAGAGCCCACGGCTCCCGCACCCGGCAGCGCCCGCCCCCGCAGCCGCGTCCGCGGGCCGCCGGAAGAAAGCACAGGCACCCTCCGCTCCGCCGAGAGGCACACCCCGGCGGGGTGCGGGCAAGCAGGCAGGCGGGCGGCAGCGGGCGGCTCGCGGGGGGTCGGCCCGGCGCGGGGCGTCCCCGTCGGCGCCGCGCCTGACCGGGCTCGGCGTCGGGGTGTTCGCCACGCTGCTGATGGTGCTGATCGGGGGCCTGGTGGCCCTGATGCCCGGCGGGGCGCCCGCTTTCTACGGCATCGGGTTCGTGCTCGTCTCGATGGCCGCCGCCGTGTGGGTACGGCCGACGGAGTTGTTCACCGCTCCGGTCGCGGTGCCGCTCGCCTACACGGCGGGGCTCTTCTTCGCCGGGGGCGCCGGGGACGGCGTCATGGGCGTGCTCCAGAACGTCTTCACGGGCTTGGCCGTGCACGCGGGGTGGCTGTACGCGGGCACCCTCGCGGCGGTGCTGATCGCGCTCGTCCGGAGGACGGCTCTCGCTCTGGAGCAGCGCCGCACCCGACGGCGCGCCACGGCAGGATGA
- a CDS encoding CHAT domain-containing protein, with product MARELNAEIVHDPSAQYTRWPGEHGQRPLDLTVTLHVCADDSVMILAFARDRRSPRTRVHRARLRTSASAIRAQADRLRHFWYENVVRLQLPGADRTPYGRYAFAETCDLRPYGDTVDPLVEELAVQGRRVLDRILAGTGSELEKFRDFLLGELREENLRVSFDSELYVPWPMLAVRAPGPDASSSFLGHRHQIEQTGAPYPLYEAPPTARAVPATSLNTDTALDGVGRSDAVYDLLREASELTVRTTAEELFKSLRAPDFDEDLMYFWCHGMFVERGSHRTVGIQLSDGKLIDAESVHRYREECGAAPGASFRPFVLINACHAGEPADTAELEYLGSAFIEHGADGVLGPQIEMPQVFAAEYAHAFIERYVSGAQTAGEICHALVKHFIEELRNPLALSYSLHCGIDSRWEKACTSPPSTSTNGGDSAHLAAAIPSQATASPSTSPDTSTFPTG from the coding sequence ATGGCCCGCGAGCTGAATGCCGAGATCGTCCACGACCCGTCGGCGCAGTACACCCGATGGCCCGGAGAGCACGGGCAGCGGCCGCTGGATCTCACCGTCACTCTGCACGTGTGTGCCGACGACAGTGTCATGATCCTCGCCTTCGCGCGTGACCGACGGTCGCCCCGTACCCGTGTGCATCGTGCCCGGCTCCGGACGTCCGCCTCCGCCATTCGCGCCCAGGCCGACCGGCTGCGTCACTTCTGGTACGAGAACGTCGTCCGGCTGCAGTTGCCCGGCGCCGACCGCACGCCGTACGGGAGATACGCGTTCGCTGAGACCTGTGACCTGCGCCCCTACGGTGACACCGTCGACCCGCTGGTCGAGGAGCTGGCCGTGCAGGGCAGACGCGTCCTGGACAGGATCCTGGCGGGGACAGGCAGTGAGCTGGAGAAGTTCCGCGACTTCCTCCTCGGTGAGCTGCGCGAAGAGAACCTGCGGGTGAGTTTCGATTCGGAGCTGTACGTGCCGTGGCCGATGCTCGCCGTGCGCGCCCCGGGCCCCGACGCGTCGTCCTCCTTCCTCGGCCACCGGCACCAGATCGAGCAGACCGGGGCACCGTACCCGCTGTACGAGGCCCCTCCGACCGCCCGAGCCGTGCCCGCGACCAGTCTCAACACCGACACCGCTCTCGACGGCGTCGGCCGTTCCGACGCCGTGTACGACCTGCTGCGGGAGGCTTCCGAGCTGACCGTGCGTACCACCGCCGAGGAACTGTTCAAGTCACTGCGCGCACCGGACTTCGACGAGGACCTGATGTATTTCTGGTGCCACGGCATGTTCGTCGAACGCGGCTCCCACCGCACAGTCGGCATCCAGCTGTCCGACGGCAAGCTCATCGACGCGGAGTCGGTGCACCGGTACCGCGAAGAGTGCGGCGCCGCACCGGGGGCATCCTTCCGCCCGTTCGTCCTGATCAACGCGTGTCATGCGGGTGAGCCGGCCGACACGGCCGAGCTGGAGTACCTCGGGAGTGCGTTCATCGAGCACGGCGCGGACGGGGTGCTGGGCCCGCAGATCGAAATGCCGCAAGTCTTCGCCGCCGAATACGCCCACGCGTTCATCGAGCGGTATGTCAGCGGCGCGCAGACCGCCGGCGAGATCTGCCACGCGCTCGTGAAGCACTTCATCGAGGAACTGCGCAACCCGCTCGCGCTGAGCTACTCACTGCACTGCGGTATCGACAGCCGTTGGGAGAAAGCGTGCACGTCACCACCCTCGACCTCGACGAACGGGGGCGACTCCGCTCACCTGGCGGCCGCCATACCGTCCCAGGCCACCGCATCGCCGAGCACCTCTCCCGACACGTCCACATTCCCGACCGGGTGA
- the ychF gene encoding redox-regulated ATPase YchF, with translation MSLTIGIVGLPNVGKSTLFNALTKNEVLAANYPFATIEPNVGVVGVPDPRLGKLAEIFSSQRVLPATVDFVDIAGIVRGASEGEGLGNKFLANIRESDAICQVIRAFKDDNVVHVDGKISPKNDIETINTELILADLQTIEKVLPRLEKEARVKKDKQPQVKAVQEAQAILEEGRTLFSAGIAQGTERAEPLHELHLLTTKPFIYVFNVDEDELTDESFKDEQRALIAPAEAVFLNAKLEADLAELDEEEALELLQTVGQEEPGLATLAHVGFRTLGLQTYLTAGPKEARAWTIKQGATAPEAAGVIHTDFQKGFIKAEVISYEDLLETGSVAEARSAGKARMEGKDYIMRDGDVVEFRFNV, from the coding sequence GTGTCGCTCACGATCGGAATCGTCGGCCTGCCGAACGTCGGCAAGTCGACCCTTTTCAACGCTCTGACCAAGAACGAGGTGCTGGCGGCCAACTACCCGTTCGCCACCATCGAGCCGAACGTCGGCGTCGTGGGCGTCCCCGATCCCCGGCTGGGGAAGCTCGCCGAGATCTTCAGCTCCCAGCGGGTCCTTCCCGCCACCGTCGACTTCGTCGACATCGCGGGCATCGTGCGGGGCGCGAGCGAGGGGGAGGGGCTGGGGAACAAGTTCCTCGCCAACATCCGTGAGTCCGACGCGATCTGCCAGGTCATCCGTGCGTTCAAGGACGACAACGTCGTCCACGTCGACGGCAAGATCTCGCCCAAGAACGACATCGAGACGATCAACACCGAGCTGATCCTGGCCGACCTCCAGACGATCGAGAAAGTGCTGCCCCGCCTGGAGAAGGAAGCACGGGTCAAGAAGGACAAGCAGCCGCAGGTCAAGGCCGTCCAGGAGGCGCAGGCCATCCTGGAGGAGGGCCGCACCCTCTTCTCCGCGGGCATCGCCCAGGGCACCGAGCGCGCCGAACCGCTGCACGAGCTGCACCTGCTCACCACCAAGCCGTTCATCTACGTCTTCAACGTCGACGAGGACGAGCTGACCGACGAGTCCTTCAAGGACGAGCAGCGCGCCCTCATCGCCCCCGCCGAAGCCGTCTTCCTGAACGCCAAGCTGGAGGCGGACCTCGCCGAGCTGGACGAGGAGGAGGCGCTGGAGCTGCTGCAGACCGTCGGCCAGGAGGAGCCCGGCCTCGCCACCCTCGCCCACGTCGGCTTCCGCACCCTCGGCCTGCAGACCTACCTCACGGCCGGACCGAAGGAAGCCCGCGCCTGGACCATCAAGCAGGGCGCCACCGCCCCCGAGGCCGCCGGTGTCATCCACACCGACTTCCAGAAGGGCTTCATCAAGGCCGAGGTCATCTCCTACGAGGACCTCCTGGAGACCGGCTCGGTCGCCGAAGCCCGCTCCGCCGGCAAGGCCCGCATGGAGGGCAAGGACTACATCATGCGCGACGGCGACGTGGTGGAGTTCCGCTTCAACGTCTGA
- a CDS encoding 4-hydroxy-3-methylbut-2-enyl diphosphate reductase produces MTGTPARRPDDAPETTAPQSAAPGRRRVLLAAPRGYCAGVDRAVIAVEKALEQYGAPIYVRHEIVHNKYVVQTLEKKGAVFVEETDEVPEGEIVIFSAHGVAPTVHEEAERGKLATIDATCPLVTKVHKEAVRYAKEDYDILLIGHEGHEEVIGTSGEAPDHITLVDGPEDVGNVEVRDPEKVVWLSQTTLSVDETMETVDALKGRYPNLLSPPSDDICYATQNRQTAIKQVAAEADLVLVVGSKNSSNSVRLVETALTHGAKDGHLVDNADELDEAWLEGIETIGLSSGASVPEVLVDGVLEWLAQRGWDEVEIVKPVDEHMQFSLPKELRRDLRTEAADRARA; encoded by the coding sequence ATGACTGGTACGCCCGCCCGCAGGCCCGACGACGCACCGGAAACCACCGCACCGCAATCCGCCGCTCCGGGCCGCCGCCGCGTCCTGCTCGCCGCGCCCCGCGGCTACTGCGCGGGCGTGGACCGCGCGGTGATCGCCGTGGAGAAGGCGCTGGAGCAGTACGGTGCTCCGATCTACGTGCGGCACGAGATCGTGCACAACAAGTACGTGGTCCAGACCCTGGAGAAGAAGGGGGCCGTGTTCGTCGAGGAGACGGACGAGGTGCCCGAGGGCGAGATCGTCATCTTCTCCGCGCACGGGGTGGCGCCCACCGTCCACGAGGAGGCCGAGCGCGGCAAACTGGCCACCATCGACGCCACCTGCCCCCTGGTCACCAAGGTGCACAAGGAGGCGGTGCGGTACGCCAAGGAGGACTACGACATCCTCCTGATCGGGCACGAGGGCCACGAAGAGGTCATCGGCACCAGCGGCGAGGCGCCGGACCACATCACGCTGGTCGACGGCCCGGAGGACGTGGGGAACGTCGAGGTCCGCGACCCCGAGAAGGTGGTGTGGCTCTCCCAGACCACTCTTTCGGTCGACGAGACCATGGAGACGGTCGACGCGCTCAAGGGCCGCTACCCGAATCTGCTCTCGCCGCCCAGCGACGACATCTGCTACGCCACCCAGAACCGCCAGACCGCGATCAAGCAGGTCGCCGCGGAGGCCGACCTGGTCCTCGTGGTCGGCTCCAAGAACTCCTCCAACTCGGTACGCCTGGTGGAGACGGCCCTCACGCACGGCGCCAAGGACGGCCACCTGGTCGACAACGCGGACGAACTCGACGAAGCGTGGCTGGAAGGCATCGAGACGATCGGCCTCTCCTCCGGTGCCTCGGTCCCCGAGGTCCTGGTCGACGGCGTCCTGGAGTGGCTGGCGCAGCGCGGCTGGGACGAGGTCGAGATCGTCAAGCCCGTCGACGAGCACATGCAGTTCTCACTCCCGAAGGAACTCCGCCGCGATCTGCGCACCGAGGCCGCGGACCGCGCACGGGCCTGA
- a CDS encoding SMI1/KNR4 family protein — protein MIVNGDRQFPAALAAAMAVRLECIGEDGVDFEPYESFLTADETTEWFRAWTGNGELKGDDFRVFGQDGTGGNAAFWLVRPGRELVEEPVVFLGSEGETGVVARDLGAFLWLLADGFGPREAATSYEPEPDWAPQVNRDLTAIAEQFAPDRRASAATIIPQATREFPDFDDTIMKLCR, from the coding sequence ATGATCGTGAACGGAGATCGCCAGTTCCCCGCCGCGCTCGCCGCTGCCATGGCAGTCCGACTCGAGTGCATTGGCGAGGATGGCGTCGACTTCGAACCCTACGAGTCCTTCCTGACCGCCGATGAGACCACCGAGTGGTTCCGCGCGTGGACAGGCAACGGCGAGCTGAAAGGTGACGACTTCCGCGTATTCGGCCAGGACGGCACCGGTGGGAACGCGGCGTTCTGGCTGGTTCGTCCAGGTCGGGAGCTGGTAGAGGAGCCGGTTGTCTTTCTGGGCTCCGAAGGGGAGACGGGCGTTGTCGCTCGCGACCTGGGCGCCTTCCTGTGGCTGCTGGCTGACGGCTTCGGCCCGCGGGAAGCAGCCACCTCATACGAGCCCGAGCCGGATTGGGCTCCACAGGTCAATCGCGACCTGACGGCCATCGCGGAGCAATTCGCTCCGGACCGCCGCGCGTCGGCAGCGACGATCATTCCGCAGGCCACACGAGAGTTTCCCGATTTCGACGACACCATCATGAAGCTTTGCCGTTGA
- a CDS encoding Abi family protein: MEKQVALLASRGLVIPDEDICAAFFGSNNYYRFSGYARYFQRAPHMGDDAFTPGTTFAEIRRIYEADEALRTALSPPLARVELLLRTHVARVIADVHGPYGRFLEESFYTDVGNVEPTVESCLRDIDRSKDRHILRYRGTERDRVDYSKLPVWSAVEAWSFGTLSKAIERGAGGALSDAVATSVGVAKAGFAYRVRSLVYLRNRCAHHSRLWHHSVLDAGPTPNNVRSKAKRLAGQFEPRSVLDVIASLDDVATRGKVADPVLVKVAEQHPRGGLFWEGLARPQSPRDHRA; this comes from the coding sequence GTGGAGAAGCAGGTCGCGCTCCTGGCCAGCCGTGGCCTCGTTATCCCCGACGAAGACATTTGTGCGGCGTTCTTTGGCTCGAACAACTACTACCGGTTCTCCGGCTACGCTCGCTACTTCCAGCGAGCCCCCCATATGGGCGACGACGCGTTTACGCCCGGTACGACGTTCGCTGAGATCCGCCGCATCTACGAAGCCGATGAGGCGCTACGCACCGCGCTCAGCCCCCCCCTCGCACGGGTCGAACTCCTGCTGCGCACGCATGTCGCCCGAGTGATCGCCGACGTGCACGGTCCGTACGGCAGGTTCCTCGAGGAAAGCTTCTACACCGACGTCGGCAACGTTGAGCCGACCGTCGAGTCGTGCCTGCGTGACATCGACCGGAGCAAGGACCGCCACATCCTGCGGTACAGGGGCACCGAACGTGACCGCGTCGACTACAGCAAGCTGCCCGTGTGGTCCGCCGTTGAAGCGTGGTCGTTCGGGACGCTGTCCAAGGCCATCGAGCGCGGAGCTGGCGGCGCTCTTTCCGATGCCGTGGCGACCAGCGTCGGGGTCGCGAAGGCAGGGTTCGCCTACCGTGTGAGGTCGTTGGTCTACCTGCGCAACCGGTGCGCCCACCACAGCCGACTGTGGCATCACTCGGTCCTCGACGCCGGCCCTACGCCGAACAATGTGCGCAGCAAGGCGAAGCGGTTGGCCGGACAGTTCGAGCCGCGTTCGGTTCTCGATGTCATCGCCTCGCTCGACGACGTGGCCACACGCGGCAAGGTCGCTGATCCGGTGCTTGTGAAGGTTGCCGAGCAGCACCCTCGTGGTGGGTTGTTCTGGGAGGGGCTGGCGCGGCCTCAGAGCCCGCGCGATCACAGGGCGTGA
- a CDS encoding cytochrome P450, whose protein sequence is MTWRAIPVGQGYRRALAPSGPDTGTRLVYRCLADLLLHPDTPGRSRELMRRAAHEGVAIRARYAWQRARAEVVRAKLVTAVAEEAHRRRQPAGEPRDMLDAVLIVGAEAGMTDRAVADLHLMMFRPILAPQLLSVCPYLLHHDARHRDSPDAFRPERWADDSSHGPYLPFGTGPFSCAGAAVAHTLLIESLTALTDQACLAVTDADTRAAMSEGNIPRPFVLHRTPDRPPALHAGRR, encoded by the coding sequence GTGACATGGAGGGCGATACCGGTCGGTCAAGGGTACCGGCGCGCGCTCGCGCCTTCGGGGCCGGACACCGGTACGCGGCTGGTCTACCGCTGCCTGGCGGACCTGCTGCTGCACCCCGACACACCGGGTCGCAGCCGTGAGCTGATGCGGCGGGCCGCCCACGAGGGCGTGGCCATACGCGCCCGGTACGCCTGGCAGCGGGCCCGGGCCGAGGTGGTACGGGCCAAGCTGGTGACTGCCGTCGCCGAAGAGGCGCACCGCCGCCGGCAACCTGCGGGCGAACCGCGGGACATGCTCGACGCGGTGCTCATAGTGGGCGCCGAAGCGGGAATGACCGACCGGGCAGTGGCCGACCTGCACCTGATGATGTTCCGGCCGATTCTGGCCCCACAGCTGCTCTCCGTCTGCCCGTACCTGCTGCACCACGACGCCCGCCACCGGGATTCCCCGGACGCCTTCCGTCCCGAACGCTGGGCCGACGACAGCAGCCACGGTCCCTACCTCCCCTTCGGAACGGGCCCCTTCAGCTGCGCCGGAGCAGCCGTGGCCCACACGCTGCTCATCGAGTCGCTGACCGCCCTCACCGACCAGGCCTGCCTGGCTGTCACCGACGCTGATACACGCGCTGCCATGTCGGAGGGCAACATCCCGCGACCGTTCGTCCTGCACCGCACCCCGGACCGCCCACCCGCACTCCACGCAGGAAGGAGGTGA